One window from the genome of Candidatus Methylomirabilota bacterium encodes:
- the ccrA gene encoding crotonyl-CoA carboxylase/reductase has translation MAEKELYNIGEIPPLGFVPKKMHAYVIHPEHHGPPLQAMKSEVVDLPEIGPNEVLVQVMTAGVNFNGVWASLGQPASPTRFHKHPFHIAGSDAAGVIWKLGSAVKSSVYPWKVGDEVLVHCGQTCGQCPYCNGGDPMLCREQKIWGYESAYGSFAQFTKVQAQQLLPKPANLTWEEAGCYTLVHATAWRMLYGHPPHTLQPGMNVLVWGGSGGLGSMAIQIVRAAGANAIAVVSSDERGKWCLDLGAKAYLNRKNFNCWGQLPRVSDLNAYGAYVKEVRKFGGAIWEITGKGVDPDIVFEHPGEQTFPVSCFVASRGGMVVFCAGTTGFNLTFDASYVWMRQKRIQGSHFATLYQAEAANKAVMDGRIKPAMSEVFEWERIPEAHDRMMNNVHPPGNMALMVQAARKGLKSLSEAT, from the coding sequence ATGGCTGAAAAAGAGCTCTACAACATCGGCGAAATTCCCCCCCTGGGATTCGTACCCAAAAAAATGCACGCCTACGTGATTCATCCCGAGCATCATGGCCCGCCTCTTCAAGCCATGAAATCCGAAGTCGTGGATCTCCCCGAAATCGGCCCCAACGAAGTGTTGGTTCAGGTGATGACGGCGGGAGTCAATTTCAACGGAGTCTGGGCGTCACTGGGACAACCGGCTTCGCCGACCCGGTTCCATAAACATCCATTCCACATCGCGGGGAGCGATGCTGCGGGGGTGATCTGGAAGCTGGGGAGCGCCGTCAAGAGCTCCGTGTATCCCTGGAAGGTCGGGGATGAGGTTTTGGTCCACTGCGGGCAAACCTGCGGCCAGTGTCCCTATTGTAATGGCGGTGACCCTATGCTCTGCCGCGAACAGAAGATCTGGGGCTATGAATCGGCCTATGGGAGCTTCGCCCAATTCACTAAGGTCCAGGCCCAGCAGTTGCTACCCAAACCTGCCAACCTCACATGGGAAGAGGCCGGCTGCTACACGCTGGTTCACGCTACCGCCTGGCGGATGCTCTACGGCCATCCCCCTCATACCCTTCAGCCCGGCATGAACGTGCTCGTTTGGGGAGGCTCCGGCGGGCTGGGTTCCATGGCCATCCAAATCGTTCGAGCGGCAGGCGCCAACGCCATCGCCGTCGTCTCAAGCGACGAGCGCGGAAAATGGTGTCTGGACCTCGGCGCCAAAGCATACCTCAATCGAAAAAACTTTAACTGTTGGGGGCAATTACCTCGGGTATCCGACCTGAACGCCTACGGCGCCTACGTCAAGGAAGTGCGCAAATTCGGGGGGGCGATCTGGGAAATCACCGGCAAGGGGGTCGACCCCGATATCGTCTTTGAACACCCAGGGGAACAGACCTTTCCGGTAAGCTGCTTCGTGGCATCCCGCGGCGGCATGGTCGTTTTCTGCGCGGGGACGACCGGATTCAATTTAACGTTCGACGCCTCATACGTCTGGATGCGCCAGAAGCGGATTCAGGGCTCGCATTTTGCCACCTTATATCAGGCAGAAGCTGCTAACAAGGCGGTCATGGACGGGCGCATCAAGCCGGCCATGTCCGAAGTCTTTGAATGGGAACGAATTCCCGAAGCCCACGACCGCATGATGAACAACGTCCATCCGCCGGGGAATATGGCGTTGATGGTCCAGGCGGCGAGGAAGGGCTTGAAAAGTCTGTCGGAGGCGACCTAG
- a CDS encoding fatty acid desaturase: MMDPEPATSKSASQQASWQQVVAKYQHPDLRRSVWQMVNTLIPYCLLWYMMYRSLEVSYWMTLALAVPTAGFMVRIFIIFHDCGHGAFFKSQRANNFWGFVTGVLTLTPYYGWRHEHATHHATAGDLDRRGVGDIKTLTVKEYLALPPPKRRNYRLYRNPLIMFIFGPLFVFVIQQRFVPRGSRKRERDSVYWTNLALGGIAAVMSLSIGLNALVLVQLPIIMISSGAGIWLFYVQHQYEGVYWERHDNWSYVAVAIQGSSFYKLPKVLQWFTGNIGFHHVHHLSPRIPNYYLERCHNADPMFQEVKTITLWPSLKSLSFRLWDEDRHQLVGFGYLKTLQKEQASTSHR, encoded by the coding sequence ATGATGGATCCAGAGCCGGCAACGTCTAAATCCGCATCGCAACAGGCCTCCTGGCAGCAGGTGGTGGCGAAATATCAACATCCCGATCTGCGGCGCAGCGTATGGCAGATGGTCAACACCCTCATCCCATATTGTCTGCTGTGGTATATGATGTATCGCAGCCTGGAGGTCTCGTATTGGATGACGCTGGCCCTGGCCGTGCCCACGGCCGGATTTATGGTCCGAATCTTTATCATTTTTCATGACTGTGGTCATGGCGCCTTTTTCAAATCGCAGCGCGCCAACAACTTTTGGGGATTTGTGACCGGCGTGTTGACGCTGACGCCCTACTATGGCTGGCGCCACGAACATGCGACACACCATGCGACCGCGGGCGATCTGGACCGCCGGGGGGTTGGGGATATCAAGACGTTAACGGTGAAAGAATATCTGGCCTTGCCCCCCCCGAAGCGGCGTAACTACCGGCTGTACCGGAATCCGCTGATAATGTTTATTTTTGGGCCCCTGTTCGTTTTCGTGATTCAGCAACGCTTTGTGCCACGCGGTTCCCGCAAGCGCGAACGCGATAGCGTGTATTGGACCAATCTGGCGCTCGGGGGAATTGCGGCTGTGATGAGTCTCTCCATTGGACTGAATGCTCTTGTCTTGGTGCAGTTGCCGATCATCATGATTTCCAGCGGGGCGGGGATATGGCTATTTTATGTGCAGCATCAGTATGAAGGGGTGTACTGGGAGCGGCACGACAATTGGAGTTATGTGGCCGTTGCCATACAAGGCAGTTCCTTTTATAAATTGCCCAAGGTGTTGCAGTGGTTCACGGGAAACATCGGGTTCCATCATGTTCATCATCTCAGCCCGCGGATTCCCAATTATTACCTGGAACGGTGCCACAATGCGGATCCGATGTTCCAGGAAGTGAAGACAATTACATTATGGCCGAGCTTGAAATCGCTTTCCTTCCGTCTGTGGGATGAAGACCGCCACCAGCTGGTCGGGTTCGGCTACCTCAAAACCCTTCAGAAAGAGCAGGCGTCGACTTCTCACCGCTAA